GGCGGAACTGCGCCCCGGCTGACTGCCCGTTCAAGCATCGCCAATTCAGCGACCGCGACGTCCCGATTCGCGCGCAATGCCGTCGGCAGCATGACCGCGCAGGCTAGCCCGTGCGGCACATTGCAAAGCACGCCGAGCGCGGCGGCCACCCCATGTGCCATACCGAGACCGGAATTTGCCAGCGCCATCCCAGAAAGCAGAGCGGCGTGGGCCATTGCTTCACGGGCTGAGCGAGATTCACCGTTTTCAACTGCCTCGACGATCGCCGGCAGCGCCAATTCCAGACCGTGCACTGCCAGCGCCCGCGGAATCGGCTGCGCGCGGCGCGAGATGGTGCTTTCGATCAATTGCGTGATCGCATCCATGCCGGTCTGAGCCGTCACATCGGGCGGCACGGTCACGGACAGTTCCGGATCGACGAGCACGACTCGCGGAATCATCTGCTCCGACCGCAGGCTCTTCTTGAACGGCGGATCGCGCGACGAGATGACCGCGTTTTTCGTGGCTTCGCTCCCCGTGCCGCCGGTCGTCGGCATGGCCAGCACCGCCAGCGGGGACCGTTCGATTTTCAGCCCGCGCCCGACCCCTTCGAGAAAGTCCCGGACCGACGCCCCGCTGCCATTCGTCGCCATCGCGGCGGCCGCTTTTCCGAGATCGATGGCCGACCCGCCGCCGATGGTCAGCACGAAATCCCCGTCCCCCGCCTCGTGCGCCATGAGCGCCGCGGCCGCGCGATCCACATCGCCGATCACCGGCTCACGATGAATCTCCGCAAGCCGAATCGGTTCGACGCCGGCCGCGCGCAGGGCGGCCAGCAATTCATCAATCACACCGTCCGCCGCGAGCCGCCCAGCGCCGCAAACAACAAACGCCCGTCGTCCCAAATCACGAGCTAGCGCACCAACTTCACGGCGCCGCCCCCAGCCAAACACGGTTTTGGGTGGGACGAGGAAATCGTAATGGATTCTTGGCATGGGATTGACCGTTTATCGGCGTCCAGTCTAAGACGCTCTGGTTGAACAGGCAACTTCGTCGATGGCTGTCACGTGTTTGCCTCGCTAGAATAGACACTAAGAGTCATTCCGCGTCGTGGCATTCCATTTCTTATCATGCAGATTGCATCCGTAATTGTTTCGGTTTCAGCGG
This genomic stretch from Pirellulales bacterium harbors:
- a CDS encoding iron-containing alcohol dehydrogenase, producing MPRIHYDFLVPPKTVFGWGRRREVGALARDLGRRAFVVCGAGRLAADGVIDELLAALRAAGVEPIRLAEIHREPVIGDVDRAAAALMAHEAGDGDFVLTIGGGSAIDLGKAAAAMATNGSGASVRDFLEGVGRGLKIERSPLAVLAMPTTGGTGSEATKNAVISSRDPPFKKSLRSEQMIPRVVLVDPELSVTVPPDVTAQTGMDAITQLIESTISRRAQPIPRALAVHGLELALPAIVEAVENGESRSAREAMAHAALLSGMALANSGLGMAHGVAAALGVLCNVPHGLACAVMLPTALRANRDVAVAELAMLERAVSRGAVPPADDAEAADKFIDRIVQICWAVGIPNRLSALNVRAEQISALVAESRGNSMSGNPREIPDDELERLLEGML